In one Corallococcus silvisoli genomic region, the following are encoded:
- a CDS encoding cupin domain-containing protein — MSGMTMMDGLVHTADLEWKPLGPGTSYRLLRVSAETGVWSAILKMEKGAVFAPHKHLGPAEIYILSGSTQDRLGITRAGDYEYEPVGAEHPATTALEESLIHFTAHGPIGFHDDKGRIVMLLDSEFFLKAQQQEPEYSFKKAA, encoded by the coding sequence ATGTCCGGAATGACGATGATGGATGGCCTGGTTCACACCGCGGACCTCGAGTGGAAGCCGCTCGGTCCTGGGACCTCCTACCGCCTGCTTCGGGTGAGCGCGGAGACGGGCGTGTGGAGCGCCATCCTGAAGATGGAGAAGGGCGCCGTCTTCGCGCCGCACAAGCACCTGGGCCCGGCGGAGATCTACATCCTCTCCGGCTCGACGCAGGACCGCCTGGGCATCACCCGCGCGGGGGACTACGAGTACGAGCCGGTGGGCGCCGAGCACCCCGCCACCACGGCGCTGGAGGAGTCGCTCATCCACTTCACGGCGCACGGCCCCATCGGGTTCCACGACGACAAGGGCCGCATCGTGATGCTGCTGGACTCGGAGTTCTTCCTGAAGGCGCAGCAGCAGGAGCCGGAGTACAGCTTCAAGAAGGCGGCCTGA
- a CDS encoding glycosyl hydrolase family 18 protein produces MRRRQWIVGLVASALTVAGCGQETFAPEAQGPGSVMKAPLDAAWAVGVAYSVGTRVTYEGRVYQCRQAHTSQADWTPVAVAALWLDLGPATGGGGDTTAPVVTASSSTSSITAAGSLTISASATDDVGVTKIEILENGTLVATASSYTRAFSGSAQNGTYTYTVKAYDAAGNVGSKTLTVTVSIPGTGDTTAPVVTASASASRITAAGSVTISASATDNVGVTKIEILENGTAVATASSFTRTFSTSAQNGTYTYTVKAYDAAGNVGTQSVTVVVELPGTPPPGGKRIVGYFTAWGIYGRNYQVSNVPASKLTHINYAFSNISADGKCVLGDSFADIDKGFGYPGEWDPGALRGNFRAFKELKKTNPQLKLLISIGGWSWSKYFSQVAATAASRTAFVKSCVDLYVKGQFPGVTPANGVGVFDGIDVDWEYPTGGGLPDNISSPADKVNYTLLMQEFRTQLSAVTSQTGQPYLLTIASGASPDLLANKQETVKLSGILDWINVMSYDYHGAFESTVNFHSALNRVTGDPGANDGFYTDGSISKMLQLGVPASKIVLGVPFYGRGWGNVPNVNNGLFQSGVPTKGTWDDGQSGLTGVFDYKDLKANYERAGSGYTKFLHPESKQAYLYSPSTKVWVAYDDPESVAAKSDYILAKGLGGAMFWELSGDDGGLVNALYAKLH; encoded by the coding sequence ATGCGTCGTAGGCAATGGATTGTGGGCCTGGTGGCGTCCGCGCTGACTGTCGCGGGCTGTGGCCAGGAGACCTTCGCGCCCGAAGCCCAGGGCCCGGGCAGTGTGATGAAGGCGCCGCTGGACGCCGCGTGGGCCGTGGGCGTCGCCTACTCGGTGGGCACGCGCGTCACCTACGAAGGCCGCGTCTATCAGTGCCGTCAGGCCCACACGTCCCAGGCGGACTGGACCCCCGTGGCCGTGGCGGCGCTGTGGCTGGACCTGGGCCCCGCCACGGGCGGTGGAGGCGACACCACGGCGCCCGTCGTCACCGCGAGCAGCAGCACGAGCAGCATCACCGCCGCGGGCTCCCTCACCATCTCCGCCAGCGCCACCGACGACGTGGGCGTGACGAAGATTGAAATCCTGGAGAACGGCACCCTCGTCGCCACCGCGTCGTCCTACACGCGCGCCTTCTCGGGCTCCGCGCAGAACGGCACGTACACGTACACCGTGAAGGCGTACGACGCCGCCGGCAACGTGGGCAGCAAGACGCTCACGGTCACCGTGAGCATCCCCGGCACCGGCGACACCACCGCGCCCGTCGTCACCGCCAGCGCCAGCGCGTCGCGCATCACCGCCGCGGGCTCCGTCACCATCTCCGCCAGCGCCACCGACAACGTGGGCGTGACGAAGATTGAAATCCTGGAGAACGGCACCGCGGTCGCCACCGCGTCGTCCTTCACGCGCACGTTCTCCACGTCCGCGCAGAACGGCACGTACACGTACACCGTGAAGGCGTACGACGCCGCCGGCAACGTGGGCACCCAGAGCGTCACCGTCGTGGTGGAGCTGCCCGGCACGCCGCCGCCGGGCGGCAAGCGCATCGTCGGGTACTTCACCGCCTGGGGCATCTACGGCCGCAACTACCAGGTGTCCAACGTCCCCGCGTCGAAGCTCACGCACATCAACTACGCCTTCTCCAACATCTCCGCGGACGGCAAGTGCGTGCTGGGGGACTCGTTCGCGGACATCGACAAGGGCTTCGGCTACCCCGGCGAATGGGACCCGGGCGCGCTGCGCGGCAACTTCCGCGCGTTCAAGGAGCTGAAGAAGACGAACCCCCAGCTCAAGCTGCTCATCTCCATTGGCGGCTGGTCCTGGTCCAAGTACTTCTCCCAGGTGGCCGCCACCGCCGCGTCGCGCACCGCGTTCGTGAAGTCCTGCGTGGACCTGTACGTGAAGGGCCAGTTCCCCGGCGTCACCCCTGCCAACGGCGTGGGCGTGTTCGACGGCATCGACGTGGACTGGGAGTACCCCACCGGCGGTGGCCTGCCGGACAACATCAGCAGCCCCGCGGACAAGGTGAACTACACCCTGCTCATGCAGGAGTTCCGCACCCAGCTGTCCGCCGTCACGTCGCAGACGGGCCAGCCCTACCTGCTCACCATCGCGTCGGGCGCGTCTCCGGACCTGCTCGCCAACAAGCAGGAGACCGTGAAGCTCTCCGGCATCCTCGATTGGATCAACGTGATGTCCTACGACTACCACGGCGCCTTCGAGAGCACGGTCAACTTCCACTCCGCGCTCAACCGCGTGACGGGCGACCCGGGCGCCAACGACGGCTTCTACACCGACGGCTCCATCTCCAAGATGCTCCAGCTGGGCGTGCCCGCGTCCAAGATCGTCCTGGGCGTGCCCTTCTACGGCCGCGGCTGGGGCAACGTGCCCAACGTGAACAACGGCCTGTTCCAGAGCGGCGTCCCCACCAAGGGCACCTGGGATGACGGCCAGTCCGGCCTCACCGGCGTGTTCGACTACAAGGACCTCAAGGCCAACTACGAGCGCGCGGGCTCCGGCTACACGAAGTTCCTCCACCCGGAGAGCAAGCAGGCCTACCTCTACAGCCCGTCCACCAAGGTGTGGGTCGCCTACGACGACCCGGAGAGCGTCGCCGCCAAGTCGGACTACATCCTGGCCAAGGGCCTGGGCGGCGCCATGTTCTGGGAGCTGAGCGGCGATGACGGCGGCCTCGTCAACGCCCTCTACGCCAAGCTCCACTGA
- a CDS encoding DUF3857 domain-containing protein — MSRFTSLAAVFVLTCPVLGFAKPNADDRAREYAAEAVKAFNSPRGGAALLRMHALVDDVEDLTPLISTYQQLSSRRTADANTRTTAQLLLMDAERARGRMVRANEVRQWLGFVNDYYVVGGFENEGKAGCDTDFGPEAANLDLTARYPGAKGREVTWRKLSVTSADGYVDLATAVRPNKEAVAYALTWLEVPQDTRVALGLGTSGGYRLWVNGQLASKEDRYNLPRPDQTRVSVKLKKGLNRVLVKVCQETGPLGFYLRSESASARASLPAKAPALERMPTPAPQPLPTLTSSLRALVEKHPDDAALRGDYAQVLAFFRAYDEREHTASAEAALAAESAPNDARLQLLAANTQTDDLNERRRFLEASVKADGAYAPARLALADHEMDRGHPERVQPLVAPILEQEDGRNVPGARLLLARAAEALGERARAHALVEEAFRQQPRVPRVVRVAAAASRQQGRDQEAMDRMRVVLALRYDDTNTRRQLAAMLADAGKVDAAEREYAKLTDLNPFDNGSRVRLAELKAANGAAEEATALFTEAKALSPDEPEVYEREGRALLAAGQREPALAAFERSLVLRPQNPGLKEALRTLKGESESAGTQYLVDTKPLSKEAEGYVHEDAVYLVDNTYVRVQKSGLSSRLQQMVVRVLNQRGVDAFRSVPVTYSPDRQEVRVLKARVTKPDGSVVDSYGDADRNINEPWTGMYYDARARVLSFPSLAAGDTLELTYRLDDTAQDNLLSDYWGDVESVQGVYPKVRFQYVVDMPKERPLYWNKSRLAGVEQQQEAPEAGRTVYRFGAKHVSKVVPEPGMPGWAEVAQNLHISTYKTWDQVGHYWWGLVRDQLQPNAELKATVDQVLTGVDRKDQLAVVRAIYSFVVTNTRYVALEFGIHGFKPYRVDRVLARRFGDCKDKASLIHSMLKVAGVDSRLVLLRMRNLGALDAEPASLAAFNHAIAYVPKFDMYLDGTAEFHGAKELPSADRVANVLVVDPNGTSNFLTTPEAKAEDNATTLAMDVALRPDGGADVKGQSSVSGQSAPDYRRAYRPESTRKSTFERAWAQSFPGLTVREVKLSDTTRLDDDVTLSFNMGIPRYAEVLPGGSLRFLPFGTGRTYQQAYASLAERRFDLVMQSPWVNTFKLRYTLPGGYTVAELPQAVEETTQFGRVKLTYRVENGALVADGEVALSVARIKAEEYPQFREFLGRVDRAFGRRILLQGPGQKTASR, encoded by the coding sequence ATGTCGCGTTTCACATCGCTGGCCGCAGTCTTCGTGCTCACCTGCCCCGTGCTGGGGTTCGCGAAGCCGAACGCGGACGACCGGGCCCGCGAGTACGCGGCCGAAGCCGTGAAGGCCTTCAACTCGCCGCGCGGCGGCGCCGCCCTGCTGCGGATGCACGCGCTGGTGGATGACGTGGAGGACCTCACCCCGCTCATCAGCACGTACCAGCAGCTCTCCTCGCGCCGCACGGCGGATGCGAACACGCGCACCACCGCGCAGCTGCTCCTGATGGACGCGGAGCGCGCCCGCGGCCGCATGGTGCGCGCCAACGAGGTCCGCCAGTGGCTGGGCTTCGTCAACGACTACTACGTCGTCGGCGGCTTCGAGAACGAAGGCAAGGCCGGCTGCGACACCGACTTCGGCCCCGAGGCCGCCAACCTGGACCTCACCGCGCGCTACCCCGGCGCCAAGGGCCGCGAGGTCACCTGGCGCAAGCTCTCCGTCACGTCCGCGGACGGCTACGTGGACCTGGCCACCGCCGTGCGCCCCAACAAGGAGGCCGTGGCGTACGCGCTCACCTGGCTGGAGGTCCCGCAGGACACGCGCGTGGCGCTGGGCCTGGGCACCTCCGGCGGCTACCGCCTGTGGGTGAACGGGCAGCTCGCGTCCAAGGAGGACCGCTACAACCTGCCCCGTCCGGACCAGACGCGCGTGTCGGTGAAGCTCAAGAAGGGCCTCAACCGCGTCCTCGTGAAGGTGTGCCAGGAGACCGGCCCGCTGGGCTTCTACCTGCGCTCGGAGTCCGCCTCCGCCCGCGCGTCGCTGCCCGCCAAGGCCCCCGCCCTGGAGCGCATGCCCACGCCCGCGCCGCAGCCCCTGCCCACCCTCACCTCCTCGCTGCGCGCGCTGGTGGAGAAGCACCCGGACGACGCGGCCCTGCGCGGCGACTACGCCCAGGTGCTCGCCTTCTTCCGCGCCTATGACGAGCGCGAGCACACCGCCAGCGCCGAGGCCGCGCTCGCCGCGGAGAGCGCCCCCAACGACGCGCGCCTGCAGCTGCTGGCCGCCAACACGCAGACGGACGACCTCAACGAGCGCCGCCGCTTCCTGGAGGCCTCCGTGAAGGCGGACGGCGCGTACGCCCCGGCGCGGCTGGCGCTGGCGGACCATGAGATGGACCGGGGTCACCCGGAGCGCGTCCAGCCGCTGGTCGCCCCCATCCTGGAGCAGGAGGACGGCCGCAACGTGCCGGGCGCGCGGCTGTTGCTCGCCCGCGCGGCGGAGGCCCTGGGCGAGCGCGCCCGCGCGCACGCGCTGGTGGAGGAGGCCTTCCGCCAGCAGCCGCGCGTGCCCCGCGTGGTGCGGGTGGCCGCGGCGGCGTCCCGTCAGCAGGGCCGCGACCAGGAGGCCATGGACCGCATGCGCGTGGTGCTGGCGCTGCGCTACGACGACACCAACACCCGCCGGCAGCTGGCCGCCATGCTCGCGGACGCGGGCAAGGTGGACGCCGCCGAGCGCGAGTACGCCAAGCTCACCGACCTGAACCCCTTCGACAACGGCTCGCGCGTGCGGCTGGCGGAGCTGAAGGCCGCCAACGGCGCCGCGGAGGAGGCCACCGCCCTCTTCACCGAGGCCAAGGCCCTCTCCCCGGACGAGCCGGAGGTGTACGAGCGCGAGGGCCGCGCGCTGCTCGCCGCCGGACAGCGCGAGCCCGCCCTGGCCGCCTTCGAGCGCTCGCTGGTGCTGCGCCCGCAGAACCCCGGCCTGAAGGAGGCGCTGCGCACGCTCAAGGGTGAGTCGGAGAGCGCCGGCACCCAGTACCTGGTGGACACGAAGCCCCTGTCCAAGGAGGCGGAGGGCTACGTGCACGAGGACGCCGTGTACCTCGTGGACAACACCTACGTGCGCGTGCAGAAGAGCGGCCTGTCCAGCCGCCTCCAGCAGATGGTGGTGCGCGTCCTCAATCAGCGCGGCGTGGACGCGTTCCGCAGCGTCCCCGTCACCTACTCGCCGGACCGGCAGGAGGTGCGGGTGCTGAAGGCCCGCGTGACGAAGCCGGACGGCTCCGTGGTGGACAGCTACGGCGACGCGGACCGCAACATCAACGAGCCGTGGACGGGCATGTACTACGACGCCCGCGCGCGCGTGCTGTCCTTCCCGTCGCTGGCCGCGGGCGACACGCTGGAGCTCACCTACCGCCTGGACGACACCGCGCAGGACAACCTGCTGTCGGACTACTGGGGCGACGTGGAGAGCGTGCAGGGCGTCTACCCGAAGGTGCGCTTCCAGTACGTCGTGGACATGCCCAAGGAGCGGCCGCTGTACTGGAACAAGAGCCGCCTGGCGGGCGTGGAGCAGCAGCAGGAGGCCCCGGAGGCCGGCCGCACCGTGTACCGCTTCGGCGCGAAGCACGTCTCCAAGGTGGTGCCGGAGCCCGGCATGCCGGGCTGGGCGGAGGTCGCCCAGAACCTGCACATCTCCACGTACAAGACGTGGGACCAGGTGGGCCACTACTGGTGGGGCCTCGTGCGCGACCAGCTCCAGCCCAACGCGGAGCTGAAGGCGACGGTGGACCAGGTGCTCACCGGCGTGGACCGCAAGGACCAGCTGGCCGTGGTGCGCGCCATCTACTCCTTCGTCGTCACCAACACCCGCTACGTGGCGCTGGAGTTCGGCATCCACGGCTTCAAGCCGTACCGCGTGGACCGCGTGCTGGCGCGCCGCTTCGGCGACTGCAAGGACAAGGCGAGCCTCATCCACTCCATGCTGAAGGTGGCCGGCGTGGACAGCCGGCTGGTGCTCCTGCGCATGCGCAACCTGGGCGCGCTGGACGCGGAGCCCGCGTCGCTGGCGGCCTTCAACCACGCCATCGCGTACGTGCCCAAGTTCGACATGTACCTGGACGGCACCGCGGAGTTCCACGGCGCCAAGGAGCTGCCGTCCGCGGACCGCGTCGCCAACGTGCTGGTGGTGGACCCCAACGGCACCAGCAACTTCCTCACCACGCCGGAGGCGAAGGCGGAGGACAACGCCACCACGCTGGCCATGGACGTGGCCCTGCGGCCCGACGGCGGCGCGGACGTGAAGGGCCAGAGCAGCGTGTCCGGCCAGTCCGCGCCGGACTACCGCCGCGCCTACCGCCCGGAGTCCACCCGCAAGTCCACCTTCGAGCGCGCGTGGGCGCAGAGCTTCCCCGGCCTCACCGTGCGCGAGGTGAAGCTCAGCGACACCACCCGCCTGGATGACGACGTGACGCTCAGCTTCAACATGGGCATCCCGCGCTACGCGGAGGTGCTCCCCGGCGGCAGCCTGCGCTTCCTGCCCTTCGGCACGGGGCGCACCTATCAGCAGGCGTACGCGTCGCTCGCCGAGCGCCGCTTCGACCTGGTGATGCAGAGCCCGTGGGTGAACACCTTCAAGCTGCGCTACACGCTGCCCGGCGGCTACACCGTGGCGGAGCTGCCCCAGGCGGTGGAGGAGACCACCCAGTTCGGCCGCGTGAAGCTCACCTACCGCGTGGAGAACGGCGCGCTCGTCGCCGACGGCGAGGTGGCCCTGTCCGTCGCCCGCATCAAGGCGGAGGAGTACCCCCAGTTCCGTGAGTTCCTCGGCCGCGTGGACCGCGCCTTCGGCCGCCGCATCCTGCTCCAGGGGCCGGGACAGAAGACGGCTTCGCGGTAA
- a CDS encoding rhodanese-like domain-containing protein produces MRTASTSESHFSFVLETPAATPEAAREHFQAKLSVETDAADLRLDLERGRKGFVVVDVRSAEAYARRHIPGALHIPGRQVSAESTAALSKDDVVVVYCWGPGCNGATKAAVRFAALGFRVKELLGGIEYWVKEGAPTEGTLPQGVPVFGMRGEI; encoded by the coding sequence ATGCGCACCGCGAGCACGTCCGAGTCTCACTTCTCGTTTGTTCTTGAAACACCCGCCGCGACACCGGAGGCGGCGCGGGAGCACTTCCAGGCGAAGCTGTCGGTGGAGACGGACGCCGCCGACCTGCGCCTGGACCTGGAGCGGGGGCGCAAGGGCTTCGTGGTGGTGGACGTGCGCTCGGCGGAGGCCTACGCGCGGCGCCACATCCCCGGCGCGCTCCACATCCCCGGGCGGCAGGTCAGCGCGGAGAGCACCGCGGCGCTGTCGAAGGACGACGTGGTCGTCGTGTATTGCTGGGGCCCGGGCTGCAACGGCGCGACGAAGGCGGCGGTGCGCTTCGCGGCGCTCGGCTTCCGCGTGAAGGAGCTGCTGGGCGGCATCGAGTACTGGGTGAAGGAGGGCGCGCCCACGGAGGGCACGCTGCCCCAGGGCGTGCCGGTGTTCGGCATGCGGGGTGAAATCTAG
- a CDS encoding threonine aldolase family protein, whose amino-acid sequence MKDSRFSRSEFLALTSLLAGSTLFPGRAGAAPDGGTPSLRTVKSPGLAGVPAADGGVAAPKPGSQEEYEQLRQGCIASLPISSTSDDGAEYVRVGEWMQRQHLVSDGYGNGDFVQAFEKKVADLLGFEDACFMPTGTMAQLIALRIYADASGVRTVGVHPSSHHVLHEDDSYAVLHQLRAVYLGPWTRPLLAEDVARAPDALGTVSVELPVRWLGGQLQTWEQLNELKRTCREKKVKLHMDGARLWESQPFYGRSYADICKGFDSVYVSFYKMVGGIGGAMLVGSRDFIRESRVWRHRHGGNLFHLAPLVASAAMRLDAALAAIPGYVKRAKAITELLAADPRVTVLPQPVQTNMFHVFLRGSPATYNRQRDRIAREDRVWVAGGFGQTRVPGVVSTELQVGEGLARISDADAARAFLRLLEAA is encoded by the coding sequence ATGAAGGACAGTCGCTTCAGCCGGTCGGAGTTCCTCGCGCTCACCAGCCTGCTCGCGGGCTCCACCCTGTTCCCGGGACGCGCCGGGGCCGCCCCGGACGGCGGCACGCCGTCCCTGCGCACCGTCAAGTCGCCGGGGCTCGCCGGGGTGCCCGCGGCGGACGGAGGCGTGGCGGCGCCCAAGCCGGGCTCGCAGGAGGAGTACGAGCAGCTGCGCCAGGGCTGCATCGCGTCACTGCCCATTAGCTCCACGTCCGACGACGGCGCGGAGTACGTCCGCGTCGGCGAGTGGATGCAGCGCCAGCACCTGGTCAGCGACGGCTACGGCAACGGCGACTTCGTTCAGGCGTTCGAGAAGAAGGTCGCGGACCTGCTCGGCTTCGAGGACGCGTGCTTCATGCCCACGGGCACCATGGCCCAGCTCATCGCGCTGCGCATCTACGCGGACGCGAGCGGCGTGCGCACGGTGGGCGTGCACCCGTCGTCGCACCACGTGTTGCACGAGGACGACAGCTACGCGGTGCTGCACCAGCTGCGCGCGGTGTACCTGGGCCCGTGGACGCGCCCGCTGCTGGCGGAGGACGTGGCCCGCGCTCCCGACGCGCTGGGCACCGTCAGCGTGGAGCTGCCGGTGCGCTGGCTGGGCGGGCAGCTCCAGACGTGGGAGCAGCTCAACGAGCTCAAGCGCACCTGCCGCGAGAAGAAGGTGAAGCTGCACATGGACGGCGCGCGGCTCTGGGAGAGCCAGCCCTTCTACGGCCGCTCCTACGCGGACATCTGCAAGGGCTTCGACTCCGTCTACGTGTCCTTCTACAAGATGGTGGGCGGCATTGGCGGCGCGATGCTGGTGGGCAGCCGCGACTTCATCCGCGAGTCGCGCGTGTGGCGCCACCGGCACGGCGGCAACCTGTTCCACCTGGCCCCCCTGGTGGCCTCCGCCGCCATGCGCCTGGACGCGGCGCTGGCCGCCATCCCCGGCTACGTGAAGCGCGCGAAGGCCATCACCGAGCTGTTGGCGGCGGACCCCCGCGTCACCGTGCTGCCGCAGCCCGTGCAGACGAACATGTTCCACGTGTTCCTGCGCGGGAGCCCCGCGACGTACAACCGGCAGCGCGACCGCATCGCGCGCGAGGACCGCGTCTGGGTGGCGGGAGGCTTCGGACAGACGCGCGTGCCCGGCGTCGTGTCCACGGAGCTTCAAGTGGGAGAGGGGCTCGCCCGCATCAGCGACGCCGACGCCGCCCGCGCCTTCCTGCGCCTGCTGGAGGCGGCCTGA
- a CDS encoding bifunctional alpha,alpha-trehalose-phosphate synthase (UDP-forming)/trehalose-phosphatase: MARLLLVSNRLPVTVKAEKDVVSVVRSAGGLATGLSRPHERSGGMWIGWPGDVSRLTDPQRAQVEQQLADLRCVPLYLSASEVSRFYEGYSNRVLWPLCHYMLDRVPRQDRDWDAYRKANERFADLAAKHYQPGDTIWVHDYQLMLVPGLLRQRLPHARIGYFHHIPFPSSEIFSTLPRRGELLKGLLGADLIGFHAVSYVRHFSGTLLRHLGLDTDIDRVLFQGREVRVGAFPMGIDAAAFETLAREPAVLDEVKVLHERAHDERLLVGIDRLDYTKGIPRRLLAVQRVLERSPALRGRLRFIQVAVPSRTQVQAYAEYRETVDELVGRINGLYGTVHSTPVHYLYRSLNEKQLVSLYRGADVMLVTPVRDGMNLVAKEFCAARPDEDGVLVLSEFAGAAAEMRDALLVNPYDVEGMADAIEQALEMPRPERQERMRHLRTGVKTRDVHWWVGTFLDRLQGLPSVAEKPPLPDGMLALDKLKGPGRKVLFLDYDGTLVGFAPTPELASPDAELMTLLKELCARPDLSVHLVSGRPRETLEAWFGELPLGLHAEHGLWSRTRRGQPWQALPGVSFEWKPKVRPVLDTFAARITGSFVEEKTASLAWHYRRVDAEFGALQARELRLLLFEKFAHEPMHILPGDRVVEVRPKGVNKGRVVAEVLRQESPDVRVLAVGDDVTDEDLFAAVPQGGLTVHAGNKHTRAAYRVDGPPEVRRMLKGLLGK, encoded by the coding sequence ATGGCTCGACTCCTGCTCGTCTCGAACCGTCTTCCCGTCACCGTCAAGGCGGAGAAGGATGTGGTCTCCGTGGTGCGGAGCGCGGGGGGGCTCGCGACCGGGCTCAGCCGTCCGCACGAGCGCTCCGGAGGCATGTGGATTGGCTGGCCGGGAGATGTCTCCCGGCTGACGGACCCCCAGCGCGCCCAGGTGGAGCAGCAGCTGGCGGACCTGCGGTGCGTGCCGCTGTACCTGTCCGCCAGCGAGGTCAGCCGCTTCTACGAGGGCTACTCCAACCGCGTGCTCTGGCCGCTGTGTCACTACATGCTGGACCGCGTCCCCAGGCAGGATCGGGACTGGGACGCGTACCGCAAGGCGAACGAGCGCTTCGCCGACCTGGCCGCGAAGCACTACCAGCCAGGCGACACCATCTGGGTGCACGACTACCAGCTCATGCTGGTGCCCGGGCTGCTGCGCCAGCGCCTGCCCCACGCGCGCATCGGCTACTTCCACCACATCCCGTTCCCCTCGTCGGAGATCTTCAGCACGCTGCCCCGGCGCGGGGAGCTGCTCAAGGGCCTGCTGGGCGCGGACCTCATCGGCTTCCACGCGGTGAGCTACGTGCGGCACTTCTCCGGCACGCTGCTGCGGCACCTGGGGCTGGACACGGACATCGACCGCGTCCTCTTCCAGGGGCGCGAGGTGCGCGTGGGCGCCTTCCCCATGGGCATCGACGCCGCCGCCTTCGAGACGCTGGCGCGCGAGCCCGCGGTGCTGGACGAGGTGAAGGTGCTGCACGAGCGCGCCCACGACGAGCGGTTGCTCGTGGGCATCGACCGGCTGGACTACACCAAGGGCATCCCCCGGCGCCTGCTCGCGGTGCAGCGGGTGCTGGAGCGCTCCCCGGCCCTGCGCGGGCGCCTGCGCTTCATCCAGGTGGCCGTCCCCAGCCGCACGCAGGTGCAGGCCTACGCCGAGTACCGCGAGACGGTGGACGAGCTGGTGGGCCGCATCAACGGCCTCTACGGCACCGTGCACAGCACGCCCGTGCACTACCTCTACCGGTCGCTCAACGAGAAGCAGCTGGTGAGCCTCTACCGGGGCGCGGACGTGATGCTGGTGACGCCCGTGCGCGACGGCATGAACCTGGTGGCCAAGGAGTTCTGCGCGGCCCGCCCGGACGAGGACGGCGTGCTCGTGCTCAGCGAGTTCGCGGGCGCGGCGGCGGAGATGCGCGACGCGCTGCTGGTGAACCCCTACGACGTCGAGGGCATGGCGGACGCCATCGAGCAGGCGCTGGAGATGCCCAGGCCGGAGCGCCAGGAGCGCATGCGCCACCTGCGCACGGGCGTGAAGACGCGCGACGTGCACTGGTGGGTGGGCACCTTCCTGGACCGGCTCCAGGGGCTGCCCTCCGTGGCGGAGAAGCCGCCGCTGCCCGACGGCATGCTCGCCCTGGACAAGCTGAAGGGGCCCGGGCGCAAGGTGCTGTTCCTGGACTACGACGGCACGCTCGTGGGCTTCGCCCCCACGCCGGAGCTGGCCTCGCCGGACGCGGAGCTGATGACGCTGCTCAAGGAGCTGTGCGCCCGGCCGGACCTGTCCGTGCACCTGGTGAGCGGCCGCCCGCGCGAGACGCTGGAGGCGTGGTTCGGCGAGCTGCCCCTGGGCCTGCACGCGGAGCACGGCCTGTGGTCGCGCACGCGGCGGGGCCAGCCGTGGCAGGCGCTGCCGGGCGTGTCCTTCGAATGGAAGCCGAAGGTGCGGCCCGTGCTGGACACGTTCGCGGCGCGGATCACCGGCTCGTTCGTGGAGGAGAAGACGGCGTCGCTCGCGTGGCACTACCGCCGCGTGGACGCCGAGTTCGGCGCGCTCCAGGCGCGCGAGCTGCGCCTGCTGCTCTTCGAGAAGTTCGCCCACGAGCCCATGCACATCCTGCCCGGGGACCGCGTGGTGGAGGTGCGGCCCAAGGGCGTCAACAAGGGCCGCGTCGTGGCGGAGGTGCTGCGCCAGGAGTCGCCGGACGTGCGCGTGCTGGCCGTGGGCGACGACGTCACCGACGAGGACCTCTTCGCGGCGGTGCCCCAAGGGGGCCTCACCGTGCACGCGGGCAACAAGCACACGCGCGCGGCCTACCGCGTGGACGGGCCCCCGGAGGTGCGGCGGATGCTGAAGGGGCTGCTCGGGAAGTAG